TCCGTTCTCTTACTCCCCGGACTGCAACCGCTTCGTCGTCTGCACCAGCGGATGGCGCGCGTAGTCGACCACGTCGATATCCTCGAGTGACTCGAGTCCCTCCTTCGCAGCGGTCTCTGCCATGCCGAGTGCGATCTCGTTCTCGACGACGATCACGTAGGCGTCCATCGCGTCGATCCCCAGACGGTCGGCCGCGAGCACGCGGTGGTGACCGTCCGCTAGTAACAGCGTGCCGTCGTTGTCGATGACGACCAGCGGCTCTGCCAGCCCGCGCTCGAGTTCGTACTTGCGGCCCTCGAGTTCGTCCGCGTAGACGCGCCCTTGCGTCGGTGTCAGTTGATCGATCGCGACGGTGCGACGTTCTTGTTCCAGACTTACGCTGTGGATCTGCTCGAGCGTGCGGACCAGTTTGCCGACCTTTTCGGGCGTTGCACGTTCGATCTGGCTGCGGATTACGTCGGCGTTCGAGATAATGCCGACGAGGTTGCCCGCGTCGTCGACGACGGGGAGTTTCTGAATCCCGGAGCGGAGGATAACGCGGGCAGCGTCGTTCACCTTCATTTCCGGGTGTGCGACCAGCAGATCGGTGGTCATCACTTTGAATATGGGGTCGTCGTCGCCAGCCAGTAGCAGATCGCGAGCGCTGATGAATCCCTCCACTCGGCGGCGGTCACAGACCGGAAAACCGCTGTGTTCTTCGCTTTCTGCGATTCGCTCGGCAACCGCGCCGACGGTCGAATCCGGCGAGACAGTCACCACGTCGCGGGTCATATACTCTTTGACCTGGGGTTTGGTCCGTTCCGACGCGAGTTCCATACACAGAACGTACCGCGCCCGTCCGCAAAAGTACTGTTACTGGTGATCGTCGGCTCTGTTCTCAGACCCAGTCGCGTATGCCTCTCGATCCGCGGCGATGGCTTCCCACTCGTCTTCCTCTGCGAACAACCACCGACTCGTTCGGCTATAGGTACCGACCGGAACACCCGGTCGCGTCCGAATCGCCTCGAAGAACCGATCCGTGATCACGTCCTCGGCGACGCCAACGATTGATTCGACCTCGTCTTCGTCGTCGAGTCTGCCGAGAATCCCGACCTCGAGTTGCGCGCCGGCCATATCGGCGTGGCCGCCCGCACTCCCGATCTGGTCGAAACCGTCCCGCAAGGTCTCGCCGAGATCTACGTCGTTCGACCGCGACCGCGCGGAGAGAAACGCCATCTCGTCTCTGAACCCGAAGACGAGCGTCGTGTCGATCCCCTCCATCGCGAGGAGTTGATCCGCCGCCTGCGGCAGCGCATCTCGGTTCCCGATCCGACCAACGCTTGCGACCGCGACCGAATCGTGCTGGACGCGATTCTTGATCGCGCGGGCGATCGTCTCGAGTGTCTCGCCTTCGACAGTCGGCTGTTCGATCTGACGCAAGACGGTGGTGTCAACGTGCGGGTACAGCGTCGACGCCGCTTCGAAATCCGCAGGCGACACCTCGCGCGTGAAATCGTTCGTGTCGATTCGGATACCATAGAGGAGTGCGGTCGCCGTCGACGACTCGAACGAGAGGTTGAACCGGTCGATGTACTCTGTCAGGATGGTGCTCGTCGCGCCGGCTTGCTCGCGCAACTCGACGAAATCGCTCGGCACGGGTCCGCGTGGTGGGTGGTGATCGATGACGATATCGACGTGGCGATCCTCCGACAGTTGGTCGTTGACACCGGGTCGTGAGTGATCAACCAGCGCAATCGATCCGTAGGCATCGAGACTTTCGCCGGGTGAGAGATTCCGCAGTGAGAGATCGAGCAGGTTGACCATCGCCCGATTCTCCTGGTGGGAAATATCGCCGAAGTAGCAGGCGTCGGCTGCAACGCCGACCGACTCGGCGATATCCGTCAGCGCAACGGCACTCGCGATTGCGTCCGGGTCCGGGTTGTCGTGCATCACGACTGCAAGCGGCCCCTCAATCGTCAGCAACTGCTGATAGAGGCCGATCGCTCGCGAGGCCGTCGCCGTCGCGGTCTCCTCGAGTACGTGTTCGGCGAACGCACTTGCCGCATCGACAGTGTGGTCTGCGAGGTCGGTAAAGCGATTCCTGTCTGCCATCGTCGGGTTGCCGCCCATGTAGGCCGTGATCGATGCATCGGGGAACGCAGCGGCAGCCATCTCGAGTGCCTGTCGGTTGACGTCGGTTCGGTCGCTGCCGACGAAGACGATGTCGGGCGTGTCGATGGTGTCGAGCGTACCGAGATCAGTCGGATCGCCGCGGCGGGCGGGGATGCTCTCGTCGCGAAGGGTTTCGGCGACGCTCTCGTCGGCGGTGATGACGAGGAGTCGGCCCTCTTCGTCGCGCTCCGTGAGTCCCTCGGCGACGGCGCGGCCGACGGTTCCGCACCCGAGGACGAGCCGGAAAACCATGTATCGCGGCTTGCAACCCAGAGGGGTAAAAACTACCGGGTCTCGCCGGCGGTATGAGTGGGGTATCGCTGGCGAATTGCTCACCGATAGGACTCGGAGTGGTGGTGTGAGACGAGAAGAGGACCGCTCAGAACAAATCAAACAGAACGAATACCGTTCGCGCCGGTCGGACGCGAGCTCAGGCGAGCATCGCAGTCGCCGCGTCGACGGCCGTGTCGGCAACCGGGCCGAACAGCGGCAGCAGTGCGAGCGTCATGACGGCTGCGACGACGATTGCCGCGTACAGCCCCACAGGCTGTGCGAGTGCGTCGCGCTCGGTGACTGGCTCTTCGATCCAGACTGCCTTGACCAGCCGCGTGTAGTAGTACAGCGAGAGTGCGCTGTTGATCACCAGTGCGGCGGCGACGACGAGCAGACCGGCTTCGAGCGCGCCGGTGAACAGGAAGTACTTGCTCCAGAAGCCACCGAGCGGCGGGATACCCGCGAGACTGAACATGAATATCGCGAGCGCGAAACAGGCGACCGGAGCGCGTCGGCCAAGCCCGTTGTAATCTTCGAAGGTGCGGCCGACGCCCCAGTACTCCGCCAGGGCGACGAACAGGAACGCACCGGTGTTCATGAAGCCGTAGACGAACAGGTGCATCATCGCCGCACCCATGACGAGTTCGCCACCGCCAGCGGAGATGCCGGCGAGACCGATCAGCGCGTAGCCTGCGTGGCCGATCGAGGAGTACGCC
The DNA window shown above is from Natrialba magadii ATCC 43099 and carries:
- a CDS encoding CBS domain-containing protein, translating into MELASERTKPQVKEYMTRDVVTVSPDSTVGAVAERIAESEEHSGFPVCDRRRVEGFISARDLLLAGDDDPIFKVMTTDLLVAHPEMKVNDAARVILRSGIQKLPVVDDAGNLVGIISNADVIRSQIERATPEKVGKLVRTLEQIHSVSLEQERRTVAIDQLTPTQGRVYADELEGRKYELERGLAEPLVVIDNDGTLLLADGHHRVLAADRLGIDAMDAYVIVVENEIALGMAETAAKEGLESLEDIDVVDYARHPLVQTTKRLQSGE
- a CDS encoding DHH family phosphoesterase, with the protein product MVFRLVLGCGTVGRAVAEGLTERDEEGRLLVITADESVAETLRDESIPARRGDPTDLGTLDTIDTPDIVFVGSDRTDVNRQALEMAAAAFPDASITAYMGGNPTMADRNRFTDLADHTVDAASAFAEHVLEETATATASRAIGLYQQLLTIEGPLAVVMHDNPDPDAIASAVALTDIAESVGVAADACYFGDISHQENRAMVNLLDLSLRNLSPGESLDAYGSIALVDHSRPGVNDQLSEDRHVDIVIDHHPPRGPVPSDFVELREQAGATSTILTEYIDRFNLSFESSTATALLYGIRIDTNDFTREVSPADFEAASTLYPHVDTTVLRQIEQPTVEGETLETIARAIKNRVQHDSVAVASVGRIGNRDALPQAADQLLAMEGIDTTLVFGFRDEMAFLSARSRSNDVDLGETLRDGFDQIGSAGGHADMAGAQLEVGILGRLDDEDEVESIVGVAEDVITDRFFEAIRTRPGVPVGTYSRTSRWLFAEEDEWEAIAADREAYATGSENRADDHQ